A DNA window from Equus przewalskii isolate Varuska chromosome 12, EquPr2, whole genome shotgun sequence contains the following coding sequences:
- the LOC103567544 gene encoding large ribosomal subunit protein uL11, which produces MSPPFNVIFVGSHCQKIRSQPLHKALRALHKTISSFHSARRRLRCNSLRSSRIWVHPTPDASTIPPKFDPNEIKVVYLRCTGGDVGATSALAPKIGPLGLSPKKVGDDIAKATGDWKGLRITVKLTIQNRQAQIEVVPSASALIIKALKEPPRDRKKQKNIKHGGNITFDEIVNIARQMQHQSLARELSGTIKEILGTAQSVGCNVDGRHPHDVIDDINNGAVECPAS; this is translated from the exons ATGTCACCACCCTTCAACGTCATCTTTGTTGGTTCCCATTGCCAGAAGATAAGGTCCCAACCTCTTCACAAAGCTCTCAGAGCTCTTCACAAG ACCATCAGTTCTTTCCACTCAGCTCGGAGGAGGCTAAGGTGCAACTCTCTTCGGTCGTCCCGAATCTGGGTTCATCCGACACCAGACGCCTCCACCATACCACCCAAGTTCGACCCCAACGAGATCAAAGTCGTGTACCTGAGGTGCACCGGTGGGGACGTCGGTGCCACGTCTGCCCTGGCCCCCAAGATCGGCCCCCTGGGTCTGTCTCCAAAAAAGGTGGGCGATGACATCGCCAAGGCAACTGGTGATTGGAAGGGTCTGAGGATCACTGTGAAACTGACGATCCAGAACCGACAGGCTCAGATTGAGGTGGTAccttctgcctctgccctgaTCATCAAAGCCCTCAAGGAACCACCAAGAGACcgaaagaagcagaaaaacataaAGCACGGTGGAAACATCACCTTTGATGAGATTGTCAACATTGCTCGACAGATGCAGCAC CAGTCGTTGGCCAGAGAACTCTCTGGAACCATTAAAGAGATCCTGGGGACTGCCCAGTCTGTGGGCTGCAACGTTGATGGTCGCCACCCTCATGATGTCATCGATGACATCAACAATGGTGCTGTGGAATGCCCAGCTAGTTAA